Proteins found in one Aspergillus chevalieri M1 DNA, chromosome 2, nearly complete sequence genomic segment:
- a CDS encoding NuoB/complex I 20 kDa subunit family protein (COG:C;~EggNog:ENOG410PGDV;~InterPro:IPR006138,IPR006137;~PFAM:PF01058;~go_function: GO:0008137 - NADH dehydrogenase (ubiquinone) activity [Evidence IEA];~go_function: GO:0048038 - quinone binding [Evidence IEA];~go_function: GO:0051536 - iron-sulfur cluster binding [Evidence IEA];~go_function: GO:0051539 - 4 iron, 4 sulfur cluster binding [Evidence IEA];~go_process: GO:0055114 - oxidation-reduction process [Evidence IEA]), protein MLHLPKRAIPGAFSVRTCLTPGFHIQSTASLSTSSSKSATALERQGHSGQPLTASGKVRREVPLPSQEKKEGAMQYVLTTLDQVTNWARQSSLWPMTFGLACCALEMMHLSTPRYDQDRLGIIFRASPRQSDVMIVAGTLTNKMAPALRQVYDQMPDPRWVISMGSCANGGGYYHYSYSVVRGCDRIVPVDVYVPGCPPTSEALMYGIFQLQKKMRHTRITRMWYRR, encoded by the exons ATGTTGCATCTACCGAAGCGCGCCATTCCTGGCGCTTTTTCTG TGCGCACATGCCTCACCCCGGGCTTTCACATTCAGTCAACAGCATCCCTATCGACGTCCTCGAGCAAGTCGGCCACTGCGCTTGAGCGTCAAGGGCACTCAGGCCAGCCACTCACGGCATCTGGCAAGGTGCGAAGGGAGGTGCCTTTGCCAAGtcaggagaagaaggagggtGCGATGCAATATGTCCT AACTACTCTCGATCAGGTGACCAACTGGGCTCGCCAGAGTTCCTTGTGGCCGATGACATTCGGACTTGCATGTTGCGCTCTTGAGATGATGCATTTGTCAACTCCCAGATACGATCAAGACCGCCTGGGAATTATTTTCCGAGCTTCGCCTCGTCAGTCAGACGTCATGATTGTCGCCGGTACATTGACGAACAAGATGGCACCTGCTCTTAGGCAAGTTTATGACCAGATGCCTGACCCGCGCTGGGTTATTAGCATGGGTAGTTGTGCAAATGGTGGTGGTTACTATCACTACAGCTACTCGGTCGTCCGAGGCTGTGATAGAATCGTGCCTGTTGATGTCTATGTTCCAGGAT GCCCGCCTACATCCGAGGCTTTGATGTATGGGATTTTCCAACTTCAAAAGAAAATGAGGCACACAAGAATCACACGCATGTGGTACCGTCGTTAG
- a CDS encoding putative NADH-ubiquinone oxidoreductase 21 kDa subunit (COG:S;~EggNog:ENOG410PP64;~InterPro:IPR016813), translated as MSAVSHCKLLNLLWRRLKKVNVLPIMARDILKAAKSASNAIAVHKKYTVQSYGIWERIRRLLSIAPERSTGVPLNAHYRLPTPGGLSPLTYDDPVTAPAGDIADNPYWKRDVRRNYPRLSTVNQADAVGLLTVGSQATPKDDVLQIGEAGQKQLVSIKQEGEQRGLAAHFEKDKNGIQGVLGPNGLPPTPCNLNASATKYQLDHDNGYPEVYPCRTFV; from the exons ATGTCCGCCGTATCACACTGCAAGTTACTGAATCTACTTTGGAGGCGGTTGAAAAAG GTCAACGTCTTGCCCATCATGGCTCGCGATATCTTGAAAGCAGCCAAATCCGCCTCGAACGCCATTGCCGTTCATAAG AAATACACCGTCCAATCCTACGGAATCTGGGAACGTATTCGTCGCCTACTGTCCATTGCGCCCGAACGATCCACCGGTGTCCCATTGAATGCTCATTATCGTCTTCCTACACCCGGAGGTCTTTCGCCTCTGACTTACGATGACCCCGTGACTGCGCCAGCCGGTGACATTGCCGACAACCCCTACTGGAAACGAGACGTCCGAAGAAACTACCCCAGGCTCAGCACTGTGAATCAGGCAGATGCTGTTGGTCTACTCACTGTTGGTAGCCAGGCTACGCCGAAAGATGACGTCTTGCAGATTGGAGAAGCAGGGCAAAAACAACTGGTTTCTATCAAGCAGGAAGGGGAACAACGTGGTTTGGCAGCTCATTTTGAGAAAGACAAGAATGGCATTCAGGGTGTTCTTGGCCCTAATGGCCTGCCACCGACGCCTTGTAATCTGAATGCATCGGCAACAAAGTATCAGCTTGACCACGACAATGGCTACCCTGAAGT GTATCCCTGCCGCACCTTTGTCTAA
- a CDS encoding oxidoreductase, short-chain dehydrogenase/reductase family (COG:Q;~EggNog:ENOG410PHD4;~InterPro:IPR002347,IPR036291,IPR020904;~PFAM:PF00106,PF13561,PF08659;~go_function: GO:0016491 - oxidoreductase activity [Evidence IEA];~go_process: GO:0055114 - oxidation-reduction process [Evidence IEA]), protein MASQFQPGHRVPIQHLEKPGLQADLKEAPVSTHLPTEDGGYQLYKAAGKLDGKKAIITGGDSGIGRAIALLFAMEGASSLIIYLPEEEKDAQETKKQVQEIGRECHCLAIDLRRKENCKKVIDVALQSLGSIDILVNNAAFQHMLSDISELSEDQWERTFDTNIHPFFYLSKYALPHMKRGSTIINCSSVNHYIGRPDLLDYTSTKGAIVAFTRGLSNQQVGKGIRVNCVCPGPIWTPLIPSTMHTSAMEQFHTVPIGRPGQPSEVATCFVFLASQDSSFMSGQCLHPNGGVVVNG, encoded by the exons ATGGCATCTCAATTTCAGCCTG GCCATCGTGTTCCTATCCAGCACCTAGAGAAGCCTGGATTACAGGCCGATCTAAAAGAAGCCCCTGTGTCTACTCATCTTCCGACAGAGGATGGTGGATACCAACTTTATAAGGCAGCTGGAAAACTGGATGGTAAAAAAGCCATTATTACTGGTGGTGACTCGGGAATCGGGCGCGCCATTGCTCTGCTCTTTGCGATGGAAGGAGCGTCGAGTCTCATCATATATTTGccagaggaagaaaaagatgcACAGGAAACCAAGAAACAAGTTCAAGAAATTGGCCGTGAATGTCATTGCTTGGCTATTGATCTTCGAAGAAAGGAGAACTGCAAAAAGGTAATTGATGTGGCTTTGCAATCCCTTGGTAGCATTGACATACTTGTCAACAATGCTGCATTTCAGCACATGCTTAGCGATATTAGTGAATTGTCCGA GGATCAGTGGGAAAGGACGTTTGATACCAACATTCATCCGTTCTTTTACCTTTCCAAGTACGCCCTGCCTCACATGAAAAGGGGCTCAACTATCATCAATTGCTCTTCGGTTAACCATTACATCGGTCGACCTGATCTCCTTGATTATACGTCTACCAAGGGAGCTATTGTAGCGTTCACGCGAGGTTTGTCCAACCAACAAGTTGGCAAAGGCATAAGAGTCAATTGTGTCTGCCCTGGTCCAA TCTGGACCCCTCTTATTCCTTCGACAATGCATACGTCTGCAATGGAGCAGTTTCACACCGTGCCCATCGGCCGTCCAGGACAGCCCAGTGAAGTCGCTACATGTTTCGTTTTTCTTGCAAGTCAAGACAGCAGCTTCATGTCTGGCCAATGCTTGCACCCCAACGGTGGCGTCGTGGTTAATGGATAG
- the MPP10 gene encoding rRNA-processing protein MPP10 (BUSCO:EOG09263ROQ;~COG:A;~EggNog:ENOG410PIGW;~InterPro:IPR012173;~PFAM:PF04006;~go_component: GO:0005634 - nucleus [Evidence IEA];~go_component: GO:0005732 - small nucleolar ribonucleoprotein complex [Evidence IEA];~go_component: GO:0034457 - Mpp10 complex [Evidence IEA];~go_process: GO:0006364 - rRNA processing [Evidence IEA]): MMSRSLPNIIEGSTPIEPLHSTLSTPWSFLHPTTELHDAIAGSTKYFFDTIALSVNNSQTSRLQNTRKRKRSEARQDQADRVLQLKQLYVEGFTSDQIWEQATRILDSTSKEMERDSIHAGKSARAPSANLAGSVSESERPGHDSIEDSEKESVIDHDDDIDMDPGSEHNDPPNGELDAGDEIDEESDEDAASARSDDESEHDTYMEDRFGLNDGFFSIDDFNAQAEAFERKDLRGGPTEEVDSNDEEIDWHANPLVSGNAMPVSKGSSRGNGTEDKMSDNSDEEGPTFGNANLQGDSDSEEDGDGVGADGGDSAGWIDTSDIKYADFFAPPPRKVTTKKARPLPKTQPDTANLDNDVDRAMADVRRDLFEDEPSDDEVSADDNGDPKTQRSTHEKQRAHIADEIRRLEAANVAKKEWMLSGEARAAERPVNSLIEEDLDFERIGKPVPVVTTEVSESIEDLVKRRILAKEFDEIIRRRPGTSDAQDAQKPRFELEDTKPQQSLAEMYEADHLRATDPNYVDPKNQKLVKEHAEITNLWKEISSQLDTLSNWHYKPKAPQANINVITDVSTVMMEEARPTVSGAVNDLAALAPQEIYAPGSDGKATGEVVLKTGASVAKDEMTREDKAKLRRQQKKQKKAGAGHTNQRSSKAAEKQQLVSDLKQGGVKVIGKQGEITNIHGSKVDGAGTRNSGDTLKL, translated from the coding sequence ATGATGAGCCGCTCACTTCCAAATATCATTGAAGGGTCAACCCCAATTGAGCCCCTTCACTCAACGCTGTCTACACCTTGGTCCTTTCTCCATCCAACAACGGAATTGCATGATGCTATAGCTGGATCGACCAAGTATTTCTTTGACACAATCGCATTATCCGTCAACAATTCACAGACATCTCGACTGCAGAACACCAGAAAACGCAAGAGATCCGAGGCCAGACAAGACCAAGCGGATCGGGTCTTGCAGTTAAAGCAGTTGTATGTGGAAGGATTTACATCGGACCAAATATGGGAGCAAGCGACCCGAATTCTTGATTCAACCAGcaaagaaatggaacgcgATAGTATCCATGCTGGGAAATCGGCGCGAGCCCCTTCAGCCAATCTTGCTGGTTCGGTTTCCGAGTCCGAAAGACCTGGACATGACTCAATAGAGGACTCTGAAAAAGAGTCGGTAATCGACCACGATGATGACATTGACATGGATCCTGGATCAGAGCATAATGACCCTCCTAACGGTGAATTGGATGCTGGGGATGAGATTGATGAGGAGTCTGATGAAGATGCTGCTTCCGCTAGATCTGATGATGAAAGTGAACACGATACATATATGGAAGATCGTTTCGGGTTGAATGATGGTTTCTTTTCGATAGATGACTTCAATGCGCAAGCTGAAGCTTTCGAAAGGAAGGACCTCAGAGGTGGGCCGACTGAAGAGGTCGATAGCAATGATGAAGAGATCGATTGGCATGCGAACCCCCTTGTTTCGGGAAATGCAATGCCCGTTTCAAAAGGCTCATCGAGGGGAAACGGAACGGAAGATAAAATGAGCGATAATAGTGACGAAGAAGGACCTACGTTTGGGAACGCAAACTTGCAAGGtgattcggattcggagGAGGACGGTGACGGTGTAGGTGCCGACGGTGGAGACAGCGCTGGTTGGATTGACACTAGCGATATCAAATACGCCGACTTCTTCGCGCCGCCTCCCCGAAAGGTCACAACAAAGAAGGCACGCCCGCTCCCAAAGACGCAACCTGATACGGCTAACCTCGACAACGATGTGGATCGTGCAATGGCTGATGTGCGCCGCGATTTATTCGAAGACGAGCCTTCGGATGATGAGGTCTCTGCCGACGACAATGGAGACCCTAAAACCCAAAGATCAACGCATGAGAAACAACGGGCACACATTGCGGACGAGATACGTCGACTTGAAGCCGCCAATGTCGCCAAGAAGGAATGGATGCTCTCTGGTGAAGCCAGGGCAGCTGAGAGACCCGTGAACTCATTGATCGAGGAAGATCTTGATTTTGAGCGAATCGGGAAGCCGGTACCTGTTGTTACGACGGAAGTCTCAGAGAGCATTGAGGACTTGGTAAAGCGCCGTATTCTAGCCAAGGAGTTTGATGAAATCATCCGTCGCCGTCCTGGCACTTCAGATGCCCAGGATGCGCAGAAGCCAAGATTCGAGTTGGAGGACACGAAGCCTCAGCAAAGTCTTGCTGAAATGTACGAAGCTGACCATCTTCGTGCTACTGATCCAAATTATGTCGACCCTAAAAACCAAAAGCTGGTAAAGGAACATGCTGAAATCACGAACTTGTGGAAGGAGATCAGTAGTCAATTGGATACTCTTTCTAATTGGCATTACAAGCCAAAGGCTCCTCAAGCGAACATCAACGTTATTACGGATGTGTCGACAGTCATGATGGAGGAAGCGCGACCAACTGTTAGTGGTGCTGTGAACGATTTGGCAGCCCTTGCTCCGCAGGAGATCTATGCTCCTGGTAGCGACGGTAAAGCTACTGGAGAGGTTGTGTTGAAGACAGGAGCATCTGTTGCCAAAGACGAAATGACCCGCGAGGACAAGGCCAAGTTGAGACGACAGcagaagaaacagaaaaagGCTGGCGCTGGACACACCAACCAACGGTCTAGTAAAGCAGCCGAAAAGCAACAACTCGTGTCAGACCTGAAGCAGGGAGGTGTCAAGGTCATAGGGAAACAGGGTGAGATTACAAATATCCATGGTAGCAAGGTTGATGGGGCAGGCACAAGAAATAGTGGTGATACACTGAAGTTGTAA
- a CDS encoding putative nuclear pore complex subunit Nup133 (BUSCO:EOG09260EPS;~COG:U,Y;~EggNog:ENOG410PM1I;~InterPro:IPR037624,IPR014908,IPR007187;~PFAM:PF08801,PF03177;~go_function: GO:0017056 - structural constituent of nuclear pore [Evidence IEA]): MFVPKATASLRSSRRRQRTSSGESIKQHKAKRQRSAQENVESELENDRIERDYQRESVGLHVSESDKAKPETTENIGAQKQIAIRGPKKPDKRDDDNDIDGAVVLSRTNLYTVSQLPALPDQIRESQSGHFACSFGTGHGYALVLTQSHAVIWPYSSSASSPSPAEVFTLSVPESCRNTTAEAPLGVLLSTATAGPPGLMVIIPSTGKVVYWETVSSATSLGLSRHKQNGLQGSISGLLYGEHVTEVVNGEPSGVIATLSSGRVAQITVRSSQGKPTIVSNFLRNSTNGSMGLLGGIRNALAGGFWRKEVAAARPGISRQRGQRDILVSTTNGLVEVWDTHWSNGSILRAQFDIRQHLAESLGPKLTDESGNHTLKILDLASGAGNDSNVRGSQAPETEKWPLYFVVELPQGPNSTGLWVIRIILSDDGRVLSTRLIDLHHTRSGSNESKLRLFVSKPGDTGFIVIGQSIIVLSLAQFDDTIAPQDSHPLPSLFCDRIDFRTGHEYEILGSGFEEAVHHNPLPACFVMVRGFGVVRVSAVPRRCGVGGEHVTTAKHKLEQAVFYGTMLKNPLNLASRGGLDFPVDELEQAALEICRELLQSSSKYIPSSGIPLDQNLRSRAKALHDLASLLTQRGLPLNNLTQWELLWGAEKLAAQRAMWKIEGDLRKNADEPTFLSRVIDQMSEKFKAKFDSRHSDNDYVRHWFLHDTHRMEHIIPWIFNAIKLQKGQSKQGRKTAEQIFQASEFSLAVLETAFRFRDEHASLYGLNEEFLEDGVLVTGYENLPEPWTSHNMAYVETGHLLDLELGSCMAWIQQTVSTVDAPPNDIVEDIAKNCARQLRVLSQMHGERIRWLSSQGDPKSMDEVASAEQSHVKQRRWQLFKLAGIGQLDDAISLAEKFRDMSALVELIIELQDQTKCQLFSEINSDDPDAVILDKKSGELGRKISHYFEKFGESWANAFFSRQISMGQSGVLFAMRKFQPFITRFLRKNPAYQRLSWINDVVGENDYGTAAQCLKNLAIEQESDLWSHRVELSLVKLSSLAAWESTDSAHDSIHQSDIKRFEDYAELDAVQEVIHAHITPALQDAIDQKAEIDLAVEQFGRHIAEYRPSLHEVLANALTRVVAREVVGIDQLVDLLTLLDTTRAPDYEQTELSGKEFYLALRAIHLGCCGQRDQSYTSALQKLVWRRCMIRDSWEGMGATEGLSNEAHDTALCHTLVLCLKDQHEHGDDSSLYVPISPADVMLSEPELDVLCLQFRSEQRARVARDLVKESETFSRYMELGNLEFWFKDLLSFARIVAASPGRADD, translated from the exons ATGTTCGTACCTAAGGCGACCGCTTCTCTGCGCAGTTCGCGAAGGCGTCAGCGGACAAGCTCTGGCGAATCCATCAAACAACACAAAGCCAAAAGGCAGCGATCCGCCCAGGAAAATGTCGAATCTGAGTTAGAGAATGATAGGATCGAACGCGACTATCAACGTGAATCAGTCGGCCTGCACGTGTCTGAATCGGATAAAGCCAAACCTGAGACTACTGAAAATATAGGAGCCCAAAAGCAGATTGCGATCAGGGGTCCAAAAAAACCTGACAAGCgagatgatgataatgacaTCGACGGAGCAGTCGTTCTT TCAAGGACAAATCTCTACACAGTTTCACAATTGCCCGCCTTGCCGGACCAAATACGGGAATCGCAATCAG GGCACTTCGCATGCTCCTTCGGGACTGGCCACGGATATGCATTAGTACTGACACAATCACATGCTGTCATCTGGCCTTACTCGAGTTCCGCTTCGTCACCATCCCCAGCTGAAGTTTTTACCCTATCAGTGCCTGAGTCCTGCAGAAATACCACCGCAGAAGCACCTCTTGGTGTCCTTTTATCGACTGCTACAGCCGGCCCTCCAGGCTTAATGGTGATTATACCTTCCACTGGGAAAGTAGTTTACTGGGAAACCGTGTCGAGCGCCACCTCCCTGGGACTATCCAGACATAAACAGAATGGACTGCAGGGTTCTATCTCAGGCTTGTTGTATGGGGAGCATGTCACAGAGGTGGTCAACGGGGAACCCTCTGGTGTTATTGCAACACTTTCATCAGGTAGAGTCGCTCAGATAACTGTCAGGAGCTCGCAGGGAAAGCCAACAATTGTTTCTAATTTTCTACGGAACTCAACAAATGGCAGCATGGGGCTCCTGGGCGGTATCAGGAACGCTCTGGCAGGTGGCTTCTGGCGAAAAGAGGTTGCTGCGGCAAGACCCGGTATATCTCGTCAACGCGGGCAGCGTGATATCTTAGTTTCTACGACAAACGGTCTTGTGGAAGTCTGGGATACGCACTGGAGCAATGGCAGCATCTTGAGAGCGCAATTCGACATCAGGCAACACTTGGCCGAGTCTCTTGGTCCAAAGTTGACAGATGAATCTGGTAATCATACCCTCAAGATTCTTGACTTAGCTTCCGGTGCTGGCAATGACAGTAATGTGCGCGGATCACAAGCCCCCGAAACGGAAAAGTGGCCACTTTACTTCGTTGTGGAACTGCCGCAAGGACCTAATTCCACAGGCTTATGGGTAATTCGAATCATCTTATCTGACGACGGACGTGTTTTGTCAACTCGCCTCATAGACTTGCACCATACTCGATCAGGCTCAAATGAGTCAAAGCTACGGCTGTTCGTTTCGAAACCCGGCGATACGGGCTTTATCGTCATTGGACAATCTATCATTGTATTGTCGTTGGCCCAATTTGATGACACGATAGCACCGCAAGACTCGCACCCACTGCCTTCGCTTTTCTGTGACAGAATTGATTTTCGAACCGGCCATGAGTATGAAATACTAGGCAGCGGCTTTGAGGAGGCAGTCCACCATAATCCGTTACCTGCATGTTTTGTAATGGTCAGGGGATTCGGGGTTGTGCGAGTCTCAGCAGTGCCTCGCCGATGTGGTGTCGGCGGAGAACATGTGACAACGGCCAAACATAAACTTGAACAAGCTGTGTTCTATGGGACTATGCTAAAAAACCCGTTGAATTTGGCCAGTAGAGGAGGCTTGGATTTCCCTGTCGATGAATTGGAACAAGCGGCTCTCGAAATTTGCAGGGAATTACTGCAGTCAAGTTCAAAATACATTCCATCGTCCGGTATTCCACTTGATCAGAATTTACGATCACGAGCAAAGGCCCTACATGATCTCGCATCTTTGCTTACACAGCGTGGCTTACCTTTGAATAATCTAACACAATGGGAACTCTTATGGGGGGCCGAAAAGCTCGCTGCCCAGAGGGCCATGTGGAAAATAGAGGGAGATTTGAGGAAGAACGCTGATGAGCCAACTTTCTTGTCTCGTGTCATCGATCAGATGAGCGAAAAGTTTAAGGCGAAGTTCGATTCACGGCATAGTGATAATGATTACGTCCGCCATTGGTTCCTTCACGATACGCACAGAATGGAACATATCATCCCATGGATTTTTAACGCCATAAAACTCCAGAAAGGCCAATCAAAGCAAGGACGGAAGACGGCGGAGCAAATATTCCAAGCCAGTGAGTTCTCACTCGCAGTATTGGAAACAGCTTTCCGGTTTCGAGATGAGCATGCTAGCCTCTATGGCCTTAACGAAGAGTTTCTCGAGGACGGTGTTCTGGTCACCGGCTACGAGAATTTACCAGAACCCTGGACGTCCCATAACATGGCCTATGTTGAGACTGGGCACTTGTTAGATCTGGAGCTTGGGAGTTGCATGGCTTGGATCCAACAGACGGTGTCCACTGTTGACGCGCCGCCAAATGATATTGTGGAAGACATCGCCAAAAACTGCGCTAGGCAACTTCGTGTCCTAAGCCAAATGCATGGCGAGCGAATCCGTTGGCTTTCGTCTCAAGGAGACCccaagtcaatggacgagGTTGCCTCGGCTGAGCAGTCACATGTCAAACAGCGCAGATGGCAATTATTCAAATTAGCCGGTATTGGGCAGCTTGACGACGCCATTAGTTTGGCAGAGAAATTTCGAGATATGAGCGCACTAGTGGAGCTCATAATTGAGCTCCAAGATCAAACGAAATGCCAGCTTTTCTCCGAAATCAATTCAGATGACCCCGATGCCGTTATCCTCGACAAAAAATCTGGTGAGCTCGGCAGGAAGATCTCTCATTATTTCGAAAAATTTGGTGAATCTTGGGCAAATGCTTTCTTTTCCCGTCAGATTTCAATGGGTCAGTCGGGTGTGTTATTTGCCATGAGGAAGTTCCAGCCGTTTATCACTCGGTTTTTACGCAAGAACCCGGCTTATCAACGACTGAGTTGGATTAATGATGTTGTTGGTGAAAATGACTACGGCACCGCCGCTCAATGCTTGAAAAACTTGGCCATTGAGCAAGAATCCGATCTCTGGAGTCACCGTGTCGAACTTTCTTTGGTGAAGCTTTCAAGTCTAGCCGCGTGGGAGAGCACAGATTCAGCCCACGATTCCATACACCAGAGTGACATCAAGCGCTTTGAGGACTACGCCGAACTAGACGCTGTTCAGGAAGTCATCCATGCACACATTACGCCGGCATTGCAAGATGCCATTGATCAAAAGGCTGAAATAGACCTAGCAGTAGAACAATTTGGGAGGCATATTGCTGAATATAGGCCTTCGCTCCATGAGGTGCTTGCTAACGCGCTTACAAGGGTGGTTGCGCGAGAAGTGGTGGGTATTGACCAATTGGTTGATCTTTTGACGTTACTAGATACTACTCGGGCTCCTGATTATGAGCAAACCGAGCTTTCTGGGAAAGAGTTTTACTTGGCTCTGCGGGCTATACATCTGGGGTGCTGCGGTCAAAGAGATCAGTCATATACTAGCGCTTTGCAAAAGCTGGTGTGGCGGAGATGCATGATCAGGGATAGTTGGGAGGGCATGGGCGCAACCGAGGGCTTGAGCAATGAAGCTCATGACACTGCACTGTGTCACACTCTGGTCTTGTGTCTAAAAGATC AGCATGAACATGGAGATGATAGCTCTCTCTATGTCCCTATTTCGCCGGCAGATGTGATGCTGAGTGAACCAGAGTTGGATGTTCTCTGTTTGCAGTTTCGTTCAGAACAAAGAGCCCGGGTCGCTCGCGATCTCGTCAAGGAAAGTGAAACGTTCAGTCGATATATGGAATTGGGAAATCTAGAATTCTGGTTCAAGGATCTACTATCTTTTGCACGGATAGTTGCTGCATCCCCTGGCAGGGCAGATGACTGA
- a CDS encoding uncharacterized protein (COG:A;~EggNog:ENOG410QE65;~InterPro:IPR033684,IPR029063,IPR019410;~PFAM:PF10294): MEGHTPSPAASDSTDPFDVSESLVPIRKPQEAGNSSVSFDGLLNDSLLLKEDLSEGCGGKLWPAGMVLAKYLLRQHRSNLANRTIIELGAGGGLVGLAVARGCVVGPSPIYLTDQEPMLPLMETNIKLNNLSPLVTPMVLNWGEPLPDDIPPHPAVILAADCVYFEPAFPLLITTLQELIGPGSICYFCFKRRRRADLRFMKLAKKIFDISEIQDDPDAESYKRENIFLYKIRARNSKAGGR, encoded by the exons ATGGAGGGTCACACTCCTAGCCCCGCAGCGTCGGACTCGACTGATCCCTTCGATGTCAGCGAGTCTTTGGTCCCAATAAGAAAGCCACAGGAAGCTGGGAATAGCAGCGTGTCATTTGATGGTCTTCTGAACGATTCTCTTCTCCTCAAGGAGGATCTTTCCGAGGGATGTGGAGGCAAACTCTGGCCGGCCGGGATGGTTCTGGCCAAGTATCTTCTGCGCCAACACCGGTCAAATCTCGCTAATAGAACTAT TATTGAGCTGGGAGCTGGTGGCGGCCTTGTCGGTTTGGCAGTAGCTCGCGGCTGCGTTGTTGGACCATCCCCGATTTACCTCACCGACCAAGAACCGATGCTTCCATTAATGGAAACGAACATCAAACTCAATAACCTCTCGCCGCTCGTTACACCTATGGTTTTGAACTGGGGAGAGCCGCTTCCTGATGATatccctcctcatccagctGTTATATTAGCTGCTGACTGCGTTTACTTTGAACCGGCCTTCCCACTTCTTATAACGACGCTCCAAGAGCTAATTGGTCCCGGCTCAATATGCTACTTTTGCTTTAAGAGACGTAGGCGAGCGGATCTTCGCTTTATGAAACTGGCAAAGAAAATATTCGATATCAGTGAAATCCAGGATGACCCCGACGCCGAGAGTTACAAGCGCGAAAACATCTTTCTTTATAAAATTCGCGCTAGAAATAGCAAAGCGGGTGGCAGATAA
- a CDS encoding DUF1761 domain-containing protein (COG:S;~EggNog:ENOG410PP5N;~InterPro:IPR013879;~PFAM:PF08570;~TransMembrane:4 (o14-35i56-81o93-114i126-145o)), with the protein MTTLHYLPPVKPSAIALGTVFTHTASLGILAPVFGDTYHRAQAANSKEEFIKSKEAAGAAAAWGSSFVGSAVQAYGVAALINATGTLSYKGAAYLGSLIFMASSAPSFISQVFTEKRPLDTVAVGAVSRAFETVGLSLFLTWWGTRTNPFD; encoded by the exons ATGACAACTCTTCACT ACTTGCCTCCCGTGAAGCCGTCTGCCATTGCGCTGGGTACGGTCTTCACCCATACAGCTTCTCTGGGTATCCTCGCGCCAGTATTCGGTGACACCTACCACCGTGCTCAGGCAGCCAATTCTAAAGAAGAATTCATCAAGTCCAAAGAAGCTGCTGGAGCAGCAGCCGCCTGGGGCAGTTCTTTCGTCGGAAGTGCTGTCCAGGCGTACGGAGTGGCAGCTTTGATCAATGCAACTGGAACACTGAGCTACAAGGGTGCTGCCTACCTGGGAAGTTTGATCTTCATGGCCAGTTCCGCTCCAAGT TTCATCAGCCAAGTATTTACAGAGAAGCGACCTCTAGATACTGTGGCTGTGGGAGCCGTTAGCAGAGCTTTCGAAACAGTTGGACTGAGCTTGTTCTTGACATGGTGGGGTACTCGGACTAACCCCTTTGATTAG